A part of Amycolatopsis lurida genomic DNA contains:
- a CDS encoding DHA2 family efflux MFS transporter permease subunit — MPKRTRPWPALFALCLGFFMVMLDISIVNIAVPSMVRELGTELTAVIWVTSVYLLAYAVPILPASRLGDRFGPKRVFVAGLVVFTAASLWCGLAGDVETLIAARAVQGFGAALMTPQTTAFITHLFPPDERGPAMGAWGSVAGLAMIAGPVLGGVLVDRLGWEWIFFANVPVGLIALALTVVLVPDWRPGNSHRFDVPGILLFGAGLVCVVFGIQNGQTYGWGTAFEIIGAGVLLLGGFVLWQRANRREPLLPLRIFRHRDFSLGAASAVTVGFTMTSMLLLFVIYVQSVLGLSPADAGLLIAPLALVSGGVAPFAGRLSDRVNPKYLLAFGMLCLSGGLCLVSLVIIPASSPQALLPGLLLCGLGVGFTFSPMNNVTLNSVERSLVGSASGIFNTARQVGGVLGGAAVAVLVQARAGASMTALANEAAAALPAEFRQRFIDGFTGEAGAEAAASEFGGTPEIPADLPSEIAAQARELAAQITGAGLTDAVKAAFLLPVGALILGLVCSVNLRGPIGRRESPDRMPAAR; from the coding sequence ATGCCGAAGCGGACCCGGCCCTGGCCCGCGCTTTTCGCACTGTGCCTGGGTTTCTTCATGGTCATGCTCGACATCAGCATCGTGAACATCGCGGTGCCGTCGATGGTGCGCGAACTCGGCACCGAGCTGACCGCGGTGATCTGGGTGACCAGCGTGTACCTGCTCGCCTACGCCGTCCCGATCCTGCCGGCCAGCAGGCTGGGCGACCGATTCGGACCGAAGCGCGTCTTCGTCGCCGGGCTGGTGGTGTTCACCGCGGCGTCACTCTGGTGCGGGCTCGCCGGTGACGTGGAGACGCTGATCGCCGCCCGCGCGGTGCAGGGTTTCGGTGCCGCGTTGATGACCCCGCAGACCACGGCCTTCATCACGCATCTGTTCCCGCCGGACGAACGCGGCCCGGCGATGGGCGCCTGGGGCAGTGTCGCGGGCCTCGCCATGATCGCCGGCCCGGTGCTGGGCGGGGTGCTCGTCGACCGGCTCGGCTGGGAATGGATCTTCTTCGCGAACGTCCCGGTCGGGCTGATCGCGCTGGCGCTCACCGTCGTCCTCGTCCCGGACTGGCGGCCGGGGAATTCGCACCGCTTCGACGTTCCCGGCATCCTGCTCTTCGGCGCGGGTCTCGTCTGCGTCGTCTTCGGTATCCAAAATGGACAGACCTACGGCTGGGGCACGGCCTTCGAGATCATCGGGGCGGGGGTGCTGCTGCTGGGTGGTTTCGTCCTGTGGCAACGGGCCAACCGCCGCGAACCACTGCTGCCGTTACGGATCTTCCGCCACCGCGACTTCTCACTGGGTGCCGCGTCCGCGGTGACGGTCGGTTTCACGATGACCAGCATGCTCCTCCTGTTCGTCATCTACGTCCAGTCGGTGCTCGGGCTGTCCCCGGCCGACGCCGGGCTGCTCATCGCGCCGCTCGCCCTGGTGTCCGGCGGCGTCGCGCCGTTCGCGGGCAGGCTTTCGGACCGGGTGAATCCCAAGTACCTGCTGGCGTTCGGGATGCTCTGCTTGAGCGGTGGCCTGTGCCTCGTCTCGCTGGTGATCATCCCGGCGAGCTCGCCGCAGGCCCTGCTCCCCGGACTGCTGCTCTGCGGCCTCGGGGTCGGGTTCACCTTCTCCCCGATGAACAACGTGACCCTCAACTCCGTCGAGCGTTCGCTGGTCGGCAGCGCGTCGGGCATCTTCAACACCGCGCGCCAGGTCGGCGGGGTGCTCGGCGGCGCGGCCGTCGCGGTCCTGGTGCAGGCGCGGGCCGGGGCCTCGATGACGGCGCTGGCGAACGAAGCGGCGGCGGCGTTGCCCGCCGAATTCCGGCAGCGGTTCATCGACGGTTTCACCGGGGAGGCCGGGGCGGAGGCCGCCGCCTCCGAGTTCGGCGGCACTCCGGAGATCCCCGCGGATCTGCCGTCCGAGATCGCGGCCCAGGCACGGGAACTGGCCGCGCAGATCACCGGCGCCGGGCTCACGGACGCGGTCAAGGCCGCCTTTTTGCTTCCCGTCGGCGCGCTGATCCTCGGCCTGGTGTGCTCGGTGAACCTGCGGGGGCCGATCGGGCGGCGCGAATCGCCCGATCGGATGCCCGCGGCCCGGTGA
- a CDS encoding FAD-dependent oxidoreductase — MDNGRNTVAERQVVVVGAGNAGLCAGIAALQAGAKAVSVLEAAPKQLRGGNSSLTRTMRFSWQGSPFIASLLREADNERVDEILAGRSGYTDEQYLRDWLAVSGDQVDVALIESIIRRSTDTITWMRDFGQRWAPRPTPLPGDVPIVLDGGGQSLQDRNFARFEQLGGTVFYGSAVTGFEKTAGDRYLLDGSGPAFPMVADALVLASAGFEANTRLRERHLGEEWRDVKLRGVPFNEGAPLTAAIDIGADTAGNWEKCHTTPQGINLPDHMLPGQMHKSHGLARYAFPLGVVVNREGRRFFDESGGYSNLTYVTLGQKIQEQPGKIAFQIFDDKVFSAGSLPKGYVGDPASVSVSSLEEGARRLGIDAANLTAEVQRLHAGQAEKRLDTPPFLFVPVVCGLTFTYGGLSVTPDAEVRGGGEPISGLYAAGVIVGGLYDQGYPGGTGLMAGAVLGRAAGTSAARHAIRSRGGEARVGTSAG; from the coding sequence ATGGATAACGGTCGAAATACCGTCGCCGAGAGGCAGGTCGTCGTCGTCGGCGCCGGTAATGCGGGTCTCTGCGCGGGGATAGCCGCGCTACAGGCAGGCGCGAAGGCGGTCAGCGTCCTCGAAGCCGCACCGAAACAATTACGCGGCGGGAACAGTTCCTTGACCAGGACGATGCGGTTCTCCTGGCAGGGAAGCCCATTCATCGCTTCCCTGTTACGGGAGGCGGACAATGAGCGCGTCGACGAGATCTTGGCGGGCCGGTCCGGGTACACCGACGAGCAGTACCTCCGCGATTGGCTGGCGGTGTCCGGCGATCAGGTGGACGTCGCCCTCATCGAATCGATCATCCGCCGTTCGACGGACACGATCACCTGGATGCGCGACTTCGGCCAGCGCTGGGCGCCGAGACCGACCCCGCTGCCCGGTGACGTGCCGATCGTCCTCGACGGGGGCGGCCAGAGCCTGCAGGACCGGAACTTCGCCCGGTTCGAGCAGCTCGGTGGAACGGTCTTCTACGGCAGCGCGGTCACCGGCTTCGAAAAGACCGCCGGCGACCGCTATCTGCTCGACGGCTCCGGCCCCGCGTTCCCGATGGTCGCCGACGCGCTGGTGCTGGCATCGGCGGGCTTCGAGGCGAACACCCGGCTCCGTGAACGCCACCTCGGCGAGGAGTGGCGGGACGTGAAGCTGCGCGGCGTTCCCTTCAACGAAGGCGCCCCGCTGACGGCGGCCATCGACATCGGCGCCGACACCGCGGGCAACTGGGAGAAGTGCCACACCACGCCGCAGGGCATCAACCTGCCCGACCACATGCTGCCGGGGCAGATGCACAAATCCCACGGCCTCGCCCGCTACGCCTTTCCGCTGGGCGTCGTGGTCAACCGCGAAGGGCGCCGGTTCTTCGACGAATCCGGCGGCTACAGCAACCTCACCTACGTCACGCTCGGCCAGAAGATCCAGGAACAGCCCGGAAAGATCGCCTTCCAGATCTTCGACGACAAGGTCTTCTCGGCGGGCTCGCTCCCGAAGGGTTACGTCGGCGACCCTGCGTCCGTGTCCGTCTCCTCGCTCGAGGAAGGCGCCCGGCGGCTCGGTATCGACGCGGCGAACCTGACCGCCGAAGTCCAGCGGCTGCACGCGGGCCAGGCGGAGAAACGTCTAGACACGCCCCCGTTCCTGTTCGTCCCGGTGGTCTGCGGACTGACCTTCACCTACGGCGGGCTGTCCGTGACCCCGGACGCCGAGGTACGCGGCGGCGGCGAGCCGATCAGCGGCCTGTACGCGGCGGGCGTGATCGTCGGCGGCCTTTACGACCAGGGCTACCCGGGCGGCACCGGTCTGATGGCGGGCGCCGTGCTGGGGCGGGCGGCGGGAACGTCCGCCGCCCGTCACGCCATCCGGTCACGGGGAGGGGAAGCCCGTGTCGGCACCAGCGCTGGCTGA
- a CDS encoding DUF11 domain-containing protein produces the protein MSPSPASAEAPTSSVVVGPTTVQRGQTFTVEHSLYNALTDAAIEGGAATLYTAETPLTGIADVVSCPGALSCSSHVVSIRGGVGDVAPGDSRKVTFTLRVKDDAPLGPVTLRHQFLGENYSFETFDGPVLTITGGTTAADLGVTLTASPRGLLTSSIDYTLKVTNAGPAAASGIRVASTLGNGLRFTGSSACSNPSGTKVVNCAFPSLASGASATAKFSVATGLLTVGPVKTTAKITQSSVADPNPANDTASSTCTAITGLLVSC, from the coding sequence GTGTCCCCTTCCCCCGCCTCCGCCGAGGCTCCCACCAGTTCGGTGGTGGTCGGGCCGACCACCGTCCAGCGTGGACAGACGTTCACCGTCGAGCACTCGCTGTACAACGCGCTCACGGACGCGGCCATCGAGGGTGGGGCGGCGACGCTCTACACCGCCGAGACGCCGCTCACGGGCATCGCCGACGTCGTCTCGTGCCCGGGAGCGCTCAGCTGCAGCTCGCACGTCGTGAGCATCCGCGGCGGGGTCGGGGACGTGGCTCCCGGCGACAGCCGCAAGGTGACGTTCACCCTGCGGGTCAAGGACGACGCTCCGCTCGGCCCGGTGACCCTGCGGCACCAGTTCCTCGGTGAGAACTACAGTTTCGAGACGTTCGACGGTCCCGTCCTGACCATCACCGGCGGCACGACCGCCGCCGACCTCGGGGTCACGCTGACCGCGTCCCCGCGCGGGCTCCTGACGTCGTCGATCGACTACACGCTCAAGGTGACGAACGCGGGCCCGGCCGCGGCGTCCGGGATCCGGGTGGCGTCGACCCTCGGTAACGGGTTGCGCTTCACCGGCTCCTCGGCCTGCTCGAATCCGAGCGGCACGAAGGTCGTCAACTGTGCCTTCCCGTCGCTCGCGTCCGGAGCCAGTGCCACGGCCAAGTTCTCGGTGGCGACCGGGCTGCTGACCGTCGGACCGGTCAAGACGACCGCGAAGATCACGCAGAGTTCCGTCGCCGATCCGAACCCGGCCAACGACACCGCTTCGTCGACCTGCACGGCGATCACCGGGCTCCTCGTCAGCTGCTGA
- a CDS encoding RNA polymerase sigma factor, giving the protein MPDSGVEDLLRELSPQVLGAVVRRYGHFDLAEDATQEALLAAATQWPAEGRPENPRAWLITVASRRLTDLLRAEQARRRREDNVVQRTLPEEHLAPAADRRAADFDDTLVLLFLCCHPSLSPSSQIALTLRAVGGLTTAEIARAFLVPEATMTRRISRAKAGIKAGGVPFGMPPEAGRLDAVLHVLYLIFTEGYASTSGPDLVRSDLSAEAIRLTRIVHRLRPDDSEVSGLLALMLLTDARRPARTGQDGAPIPMSEQDRSRWNTEYVAEGVALLSEALPHGPTGQYQIQAAIAALHDEAPSAEETDWPQIEALYALLLRLSDNPVVALNHAVAVGMAEGPREGLVALEKLGDRITGDHRFHAARAHLLEMTGDTAAAVESYVDAARRATSLPHQRYLNARAERLR; this is encoded by the coding sequence GTGCCGGACAGCGGCGTCGAGGACCTCCTGCGCGAGCTGTCGCCGCAGGTCCTCGGCGCCGTCGTCCGCCGCTACGGTCACTTCGACCTGGCGGAGGACGCGACGCAGGAGGCGCTGCTCGCGGCCGCGACGCAATGGCCTGCCGAAGGGCGGCCCGAAAATCCGCGCGCGTGGCTCATCACCGTCGCCTCGCGGCGGCTGACCGACCTGCTCCGCGCCGAGCAGGCGCGGCGCCGTCGCGAGGACAACGTCGTCCAGCGGACCCTGCCGGAAGAACATCTCGCCCCCGCCGCGGACCGGCGTGCCGCCGACTTCGACGACACACTCGTCCTGCTCTTCCTGTGCTGCCACCCGTCCCTGTCGCCGTCGTCGCAGATCGCGCTGACCCTGCGGGCGGTCGGCGGCCTCACCACGGCGGAGATCGCCCGCGCGTTCCTGGTTCCCGAAGCGACCATGACCCGGCGGATCAGCCGCGCGAAGGCCGGGATCAAGGCCGGCGGTGTCCCGTTCGGCATGCCGCCGGAAGCGGGACGGCTCGACGCGGTGCTGCACGTGCTGTACCTGATCTTCACCGAGGGGTACGCGAGCACGTCCGGCCCCGATCTGGTGCGGAGCGACCTGTCCGCCGAAGCCATCCGGTTGACCAGGATCGTCCACCGGCTGCGGCCGGACGACAGCGAGGTCAGCGGGCTGCTCGCGCTGATGCTGCTCACCGACGCGCGCCGTCCGGCGAGGACGGGGCAGGACGGCGCGCCGATCCCGATGTCCGAACAGGACCGGAGCCGGTGGAACACCGAGTACGTCGCCGAGGGTGTCGCGCTGCTGTCCGAAGCACTGCCCCATGGGCCGACCGGGCAGTACCAGATCCAGGCGGCCATCGCCGCGCTCCACGACGAGGCGCCGAGCGCCGAGGAGACCGACTGGCCGCAGATCGAGGCGCTGTACGCACTTCTGCTGCGGCTCTCCGACAATCCGGTGGTGGCGCTGAACCACGCCGTCGCCGTCGGAATGGCCGAAGGACCGCGGGAAGGCTTGGTGGCGTTGGAAAAGCTGGGCGACCGGATCACTGGTGACCACCGGTTCCACGCCGCCCGCGCGCATCTGCTGGAGATGACCGGCGACACCGCCGCGGCGGTCGAGTCCTATGTGGACGCCGCGCGGCGCGCCACGAGCCTGCCGCACCAGCGCTATCTCAACGCCCGTGCCGAACGTCTGCGCTGA
- a CDS encoding hemerythrin domain-containing protein: protein MTTADAETGRPRTTRVDCRPAGSRYLAFAPDRDSPWYRDLLVSPQATLEIDGVPHAARAVPFEGGERGFTLHLLEVDAARGRAIADQLLVHHGELRKTLAAARAELDGAPVANRPRLRGELLGHCVTFCNDLRMHHLREDGAFTAIEKAHPGLAPALKRLRREHETVSRALHDLDRLLQGEGTIERAALREEFERVVNGLEEHFAYEEANLLPALRGDSAS from the coding sequence ATGACCACCGCGGACGCCGAAACGGGGCGCCCCCGCACCACTCGTGTCGACTGCCGCCCGGCCGGAAGCCGGTACCTGGCGTTCGCGCCCGACCGTGATTCACCTTGGTATCGCGACCTTCTGGTCAGTCCACAGGCGACTCTCGAGATCGACGGCGTACCGCATGCCGCGCGTGCCGTGCCGTTCGAAGGCGGGGAGCGGGGCTTCACGCTGCATCTCTTGGAGGTCGACGCCGCCCGCGGCCGGGCGATCGCCGATCAGCTGCTCGTCCACCACGGGGAGCTCCGTAAGACACTGGCGGCCGCGCGGGCCGAACTCGACGGCGCGCCGGTCGCGAACCGGCCGCGTCTGCGGGGCGAACTGCTCGGTCATTGCGTGACGTTCTGCAATGACCTGCGCATGCATCATCTCCGGGAGGACGGCGCGTTCACCGCGATCGAGAAGGCCCACCCCGGGCTCGCGCCGGCGCTGAAGCGGCTGCGCCGGGAGCATGAGACCGTGTCCCGCGCGCTGCACGATCTCGATCGGCTGCTGCAGGGCGAAGGGACGATCGAACGCGCGGCGCTGCGCGAGGAATTCGAGCGGGTGGTGAACGGACTCGAAGAGCATTTCGCTTACGAGGAGGCGAATCTGCTTCCCGCGCTCCGCGGTGACAGCGCGAGCTAG
- a CDS encoding YciI family protein → MIMMFGSQKDLADIAGAWSSDEVKALHEFMGKWNNDLVESGEFVDAQGLSQPAHARRISLRDGSLVVTDGPYAETQEVLVGYTTVDCASYDRATEIAAQLANTPHPEDSDLGRDWYVDIRPCADSFEELEL, encoded by the coding sequence ATGATCATGATGTTCGGGTCGCAGAAGGACCTCGCCGACATCGCCGGTGCCTGGAGCAGCGACGAGGTCAAGGCCCTGCACGAGTTCATGGGCAAGTGGAACAACGATCTGGTCGAGTCGGGCGAGTTCGTCGACGCGCAGGGCCTCTCCCAGCCGGCGCACGCCCGCCGCATCTCCCTGCGCGACGGCTCCCTTGTGGTGACGGACGGACCGTACGCCGAGACGCAGGAGGTCCTGGTCGGGTACACGACCGTCGACTGCGCGAGCTACGACCGCGCGACCGAGATCGCGGCCCAGCTGGCGAACACCCCGCATCCGGAAGACAGCGACCTCGGCCGCGACTGGTACGTCGACATCCGGCCGTGCGCCGACAGCTTCGAAGAGCTGGAGCTTTAG
- a CDS encoding UDP-glucose dehydrogenase family protein, which yields MGAEVAVIGAGYVGLTTAACLSSLGHRVVCADVDQEKVDALRRGEATIREPGICELVVDGLASGHLRFVLGASAAAAGADIVILCVPTPMGASGAADLTTLESVVAEVRDLLPPGCVVVNKSTVPVGTAARVADLIDRPDVAVVSNPEFLREGFAVYDFLNPDRIVVGSADRDPAPARRVAELYEKLDTSVLVTDSASAEMIKYASNCYLATRLSFVNTVAELCEYLDASIDDVTTGMGYDERIGKSFLRPGPGWGGSCLPKDTFALLRTAESAGSDFALLRAAIETNVKQQELVVDKVRKAVGGDLAGVRIGLLGLTFKAGTDDLRDSPSLAIAALLAAEGAELTGYDPSVHAPVPGVTDDVRIAGTAYHAANGAAAVVLLTEWPEFRALDWGRIADRLHGRSVIDTRNLLDPHTVARTGLSYQGIGRPDSVWAPVANVAEMVTQAG from the coding sequence ATGGGGGCAGAAGTCGCCGTCATCGGCGCGGGCTACGTCGGGCTGACCACGGCCGCGTGCCTCTCGTCCTTGGGACACCGCGTCGTCTGCGCGGACGTCGACCAGGAGAAGGTCGACGCGCTGCGGCGCGGCGAGGCGACCATCAGGGAACCGGGGATCTGCGAACTCGTGGTGGACGGGCTGGCGTCCGGGCATCTGCGGTTCGTCCTCGGCGCGAGCGCGGCGGCGGCTGGGGCGGATATCGTGATCCTCTGCGTGCCGACCCCGATGGGCGCGAGCGGCGCGGCGGATCTGACCACTTTGGAATCCGTCGTGGCCGAGGTGCGGGATCTGCTGCCGCCCGGCTGCGTCGTGGTGAACAAGTCGACGGTCCCCGTCGGCACGGCGGCCCGCGTCGCGGACCTGATCGATCGCCCCGACGTGGCGGTCGTGTCCAATCCCGAGTTCCTGCGTGAAGGGTTCGCGGTCTACGACTTCCTGAACCCCGACCGGATCGTGGTCGGTTCGGCCGACCGTGACCCGGCCCCCGCCCGCCGGGTCGCCGAGCTGTACGAGAAGCTCGACACCTCCGTGCTGGTGACCGATTCCGCGAGCGCGGAGATGATCAAGTACGCCTCCAACTGCTACCTCGCGACGCGTCTGTCCTTTGTGAACACCGTCGCCGAACTGTGCGAGTACCTCGACGCGAGTATCGACGACGTGACGACCGGAATGGGTTACGACGAGCGGATCGGCAAGTCGTTCCTGCGACCGGGCCCGGGCTGGGGCGGTTCCTGCCTGCCGAAGGACACTTTCGCGCTGCTGCGCACCGCGGAATCGGCAGGCAGCGATTTCGCCCTGCTGCGAGCGGCGATCGAGACCAACGTGAAGCAGCAGGAGCTCGTGGTCGACAAGGTGCGCAAGGCCGTCGGCGGCGACCTCGCCGGCGTCCGGATCGGCCTGCTCGGCTTGACGTTCAAGGCCGGGACGGACGATCTGCGGGATTCCCCGTCGCTGGCGATCGCGGCGCTGCTGGCGGCCGAGGGCGCGGAATTGACCGGGTACGACCCCAGCGTCCACGCACCGGTGCCGGGCGTGACGGACGACGTCCGGATCGCCGGGACCGCTTATCACGCGGCGAACGGGGCGGCGGCGGTCGTGCTGCTGACCGAGTGGCCGGAGTTCCGCGCCCTCGACTGGGGACGGATCGCCGACCGGCTCCACGGCCGGTCCGTCATCGACACCCGTAACCTGCTCGATCCGCACACCGTGGCGCGGACCGGGCTCTCCTACCAGGGCATCGGTCGTCCGGACAGCGTCTGGGCGCCCGTGGCGAACGTCGCCGAAATGGTCACGCAAGCAGGATGA
- a CDS encoding isopenicillin N synthase family dioxygenase: MTLVPTVDLSTWHDGDRTQLAHAVDEALSRVGFLQVVGHGIPRGTIDDMCEATAAFFALPVEEKLRSAPVDRASDRGYAAEGTEGLAYSLGETTPPDLSESFVIGAEHIDGEDPYGFFAPNIWPDLPENLRPALTAYADEAHRVARVLLEIFEKALGLSDGYLGAYTRHPTRTLRVNHFERRAGALEPLPGQMRLGAHTDYGIVTVLYADPVPGLQIHGPDGAWHDVVPAEDALVVNLGDLTAQWTNDRWRSTLHRVVPPSGPGPSCRRSVAFFFDGDHDARFECLPTCHSAVNPPKYPPVLGGEHLYAKITGGRTLEPADAMNTAADRG; encoded by the coding sequence ATGACTCTCGTACCGACGGTCGACCTGAGCACCTGGCACGACGGCGACCGCACACAGCTCGCGCACGCCGTCGACGAGGCCTTGAGCCGCGTCGGGTTCCTGCAGGTGGTCGGGCACGGCATCCCGCGGGGGACGATCGACGACATGTGCGAAGCGACCGCTGCCTTCTTCGCGCTCCCTGTCGAGGAGAAGCTCCGATCCGCACCGGTCGACCGCGCTTCGGACCGCGGGTACGCGGCAGAAGGCACCGAAGGGCTGGCGTACAGCCTCGGCGAGACGACGCCGCCCGACCTGTCGGAATCGTTCGTCATCGGCGCGGAGCACATCGACGGTGAGGACCCCTACGGCTTCTTCGCCCCCAACATCTGGCCCGACCTGCCGGAGAACCTGCGTCCAGCGCTCACCGCGTACGCCGACGAAGCCCACCGGGTCGCCCGAGTGCTGCTGGAGATCTTCGAGAAGGCGCTCGGGCTGTCCGACGGCTACCTCGGCGCGTACACCCGGCATCCGACACGCACCTTGCGGGTGAATCACTTCGAGCGCCGTGCAGGAGCCCTCGAACCCCTGCCGGGCCAGATGCGGCTCGGCGCCCACACCGACTACGGCATCGTCACCGTCCTCTACGCCGACCCGGTCCCCGGCCTGCAGATCCACGGTCCCGACGGCGCCTGGCACGACGTCGTCCCCGCTGAGGACGCGCTGGTGGTGAACCTCGGCGACCTCACCGCGCAGTGGACCAACGACCGCTGGCGCTCCACCCTGCACCGGGTCGTGCCGCCGTCCGGGCCAGGACCGTCATGTCGGCGAAGCGTGGCGTTCTTCTTCGACGGCGATCACGACGCGCGGTTCGAATGCCTTCCGACCTGCCATTCCGCCGTCAACCCGCCGAAGTATCCGCCGGTCCTGGGCGGCGAGCACCTCTACGCCAAGATCACCGGCGGGCGGACCCTGGAACCGGCCGACGCGATGAACACCGCGGCGGACCGCGGTTGA
- a CDS encoding MarR family transcriptional regulator yields MEVDDAVRALLLLMPRMVGRAKRIKIPGELQSLSLAPRHLSLLSYLLFDGPMTVNELAERLEVAPTTVSLMVGELTKKDVLDRREDETDRRRRIVAIAEGMRPAIDGWLAQGARAWQKALTPLTPAERRMFIDTLRAYEDGLTD; encoded by the coding sequence ATGGAAGTCGACGACGCCGTGCGGGCTTTGCTGCTGCTCATGCCGCGGATGGTCGGCAGGGCGAAGCGGATCAAAATCCCCGGCGAACTCCAGTCGTTGTCGTTGGCCCCACGTCACCTGTCGCTGTTGTCGTACCTGCTCTTCGACGGGCCCATGACGGTGAACGAACTGGCCGAACGGCTGGAGGTCGCCCCGACCACGGTGAGCCTGATGGTCGGGGAACTGACCAAGAAGGACGTGCTCGACCGGCGCGAGGACGAGACGGATCGCCGGCGGCGCATCGTCGCCATCGCCGAAGGGATGCGGCCCGCGATCGACGGCTGGCTCGCGCAGGGCGCCCGCGCCTGGCAGAAGGCACTCACGCCGTTGACCCCGGCAGAACGGCGCATGTTCATCGATACCCTGCGCGCGTACGAAGACGGACTGACCGACTAG
- a CDS encoding Gfo/Idh/MocA family oxidoreductase, which produces MSAPALAEKTIVIVGLGKIGSLYAACYGQAGHRIRTVDIGDGADWERVAQVPDPSAVDAWVVATPTVTHLAVVEEILRRQPDARVLLEKPACYPEDLAGLGHTVRRHPRARIIVNDVYSHSEAVQRFAASVRDLAGFDPIRKITVEFTKNREFDVANGRFVDTQYGEAGYEGFHMLSILRAILPSAAYRAYLRTVPSSVTAEMRVRTMAPGIPEVELYTSSTGAIAFPELAGFAFPEKVSEDFIAPSAIPYGSEFRYRFADVELFSGKHVTLVFEPFFGADPDHKNVHAVHIRDTAAPARHFRIAVNHFKEALLTQLDLLQHLDEGTTVVRPAEHRFLAALGSAMFTGIFPHTTENEKFARIGSEA; this is translated from the coding sequence GTGTCGGCACCAGCGCTGGCTGAGAAGACGATCGTGATCGTCGGGCTCGGCAAGATCGGTTCGCTGTACGCCGCGTGTTACGGCCAGGCGGGGCACCGGATCCGCACGGTGGACATCGGCGACGGCGCCGACTGGGAGCGGGTGGCGCAGGTGCCGGACCCCTCGGCGGTCGACGCCTGGGTGGTCGCCACCCCGACGGTGACCCATCTCGCGGTCGTCGAAGAGATCCTGCGGCGGCAGCCCGATGCCCGGGTCCTGCTCGAGAAACCCGCCTGCTACCCGGAGGATCTCGCCGGTCTCGGCCACACGGTCCGGCGCCACCCTCGTGCCCGGATCATCGTCAACGACGTGTATTCGCACAGCGAAGCCGTGCAGCGCTTCGCGGCGTCGGTGCGGGACCTCGCCGGCTTCGACCCGATCAGGAAGATCACCGTCGAATTCACCAAGAACCGGGAATTCGACGTCGCGAACGGCAGGTTCGTCGACACCCAGTACGGCGAGGCCGGCTACGAGGGCTTCCACATGCTGAGCATCCTGCGCGCGATCCTGCCTTCCGCGGCGTACCGGGCGTACCTGCGTACGGTTCCGTCTTCGGTGACGGCGGAGATGCGGGTGCGGACCATGGCGCCCGGCATCCCGGAGGTCGAGCTCTACACGTCGTCGACCGGTGCCATCGCCTTCCCCGAACTGGCCGGATTCGCTTTCCCGGAAAAGGTTTCGGAGGACTTCATCGCCCCATCGGCGATCCCGTACGGGTCCGAGTTCCGGTACCGCTTCGCGGACGTCGAACTCTTCTCCGGGAAGCACGTCACCCTGGTCTTCGAACCGTTCTTCGGCGCGGATCCCGACCACAAGAACGTCCACGCCGTCCACATCCGGGACACCGCCGCTCCGGCGCGCCATTTCCGCATCGCCGTCAACCATTTCAAGGAGGCACTTCTGACCCAGCTGGACCTTTTGCAGCACCTCGACGAGGGCACCACGGTGGTCCGCCCCGCCGAGCACCGGTTCCTCGCCGCCTTGGGTTCGGCGATGTTCACCGGAATCTTCCCGCACACAACGGAAAACGAGAAGTTCGCACGGATTGGGAGCGAAGCATGA